The Chitinophaga sp. H8 genome contains a region encoding:
- a CDS encoding SusD/RagB family nutrient-binding outer membrane lipoprotein, whose protein sequence is MKTTNILIACLVVSCCCISSCSKDLTKWNEDPNGVNQGTANPNLVLSTVLTETGKAFVNLGYQDIAGVMQHTQKDGWSTTHNNYEWGGSQSWAEYYDILRNNEYVYQRSVALQYELQQGMALVMKCMVFGLITDLWGDAPYTAALKGIEGGAEHVFPAYDDQETIYKGILADLETANTLLSKGKNEYNSTADIIDVYYKGEPSKWRKLANSLALRYYMRISDKLPDIAKAGIEKIVGNAAQYPIISSFTEDAAMPFAGNSNGDSWPANVTYDADASNYRRLKMCATLVKVMRALHDPRLGVWANKIQIPLVVDPNLPAGTDKIENGKRYLSPDKVAGLEVNTDPEYVGIPPGLNGAAVYNMGPDPSQAARNPHVSWLNDIYKEAKGPLLKARLLSAAEVHFILAEAALKGWAVGDAKTHYEAAIQASLNTWGVGGTYDAYIAVPGVAFNGTLEQLIQQKWIASWTAATESWFDFRRTGFPKLKAGPDAMRKVLPVRFYYMLEERNLNRTNTEAAMNKLEVTTYSEADGKNSPWSKPWLVKGTAKPW, encoded by the coding sequence ATGAAAACAACCAATATACTTATAGCGTGCCTGGTAGTGTCCTGTTGCTGCATCAGTTCCTGCAGTAAAGACCTGACTAAGTGGAATGAAGACCCGAATGGGGTGAATCAGGGAACAGCGAATCCTAACCTGGTACTTTCCACTGTGCTCACAGAAACGGGGAAGGCATTTGTAAACCTGGGCTACCAGGATATTGCCGGCGTGATGCAACACACGCAGAAAGATGGATGGAGTACTACCCATAATAATTATGAATGGGGAGGTTCCCAGAGCTGGGCGGAATATTATGATATTCTGAGAAACAATGAATATGTATATCAGCGTTCGGTGGCATTGCAATACGAATTGCAACAGGGGATGGCACTGGTCATGAAATGTATGGTATTTGGATTAATTACGGATCTGTGGGGGGATGCTCCCTATACAGCCGCACTGAAAGGAATAGAAGGAGGAGCGGAGCATGTATTCCCGGCTTATGATGATCAGGAAACTATTTACAAAGGAATATTGGCAGATCTGGAAACAGCAAATACGTTATTGTCCAAAGGAAAAAATGAATACAATAGTACAGCGGATATTATAGATGTGTACTATAAGGGAGAACCTAGTAAATGGAGAAAGTTGGCCAATTCTCTCGCACTACGTTATTACATGAGGATTTCAGATAAATTGCCAGACATTGCTAAAGCAGGTATAGAAAAAATAGTGGGAAATGCAGCGCAATATCCTATTATCAGCAGCTTTACAGAAGATGCCGCCATGCCTTTTGCCGGTAATAGCAATGGGGATTCCTGGCCTGCCAATGTTACCTATGATGCAGATGCCAGTAATTACAGGCGATTGAAAATGTGCGCTACTTTAGTAAAAGTAATGCGGGCATTGCATGATCCCCGCCTGGGCGTCTGGGCCAATAAAATACAGATTCCCCTGGTGGTAGATCCAAATCTTCCGGCAGGTACAGATAAGATTGAAAACGGGAAGCGTTACCTTTCCCCGGATAAAGTAGCAGGTCTGGAGGTAAATACAGATCCGGAGTATGTAGGAATTCCACCCGGTCTGAATGGGGCGGCAGTGTATAATATGGGGCCAGACCCTTCACAGGCTGCCAGAAATCCACACGTGTCCTGGTTAAATGATATATATAAAGAAGCAAAGGGGCCTTTGCTGAAGGCCAGGCTATTATCCGCAGCAGAGGTGCATTTTATCCTGGCAGAAGCTGCCCTGAAAGGCTGGGCGGTTGGAGATGCCAAAACACACTATGAGGCAGCTATTCAGGCTTCTTTGAATACCTGGGGCGTAGGGGGCACTTATGATGCGTATATTGCAGTGCCGGGAGTTGCTTTTAATGGTACACTGGAACAGCTTATACAGCAGAAATGGATTGCCAGCTGGACGGCAGCTACAGAATCCTGGTTTGATTTCAGGAGAACAGGGTTCCCCAAATTAAAAGCCGGACCAGATGCCATGCGAAAAGTATTACCGGTGAGATTTTACTATATGCTGGAAGAAAGAAATCTAAACAGGACTAATACAGAGGCTGCCATGAATAAGCTGGAAGTGACTACTTATTCAGAGGCAGATGGTAAAAACAGCCCCTGGTCCAAACCATGGTTAGTGAAGGGCACTGCCAAACCCTGGTAA
- a CDS encoding PhoPQ-activated pathogenicity-related family protein: MKPLLLKLAIIFLVQFNFACKTQAQDNVTPATALTHYLENGDNTFRWELKDSFDIGTVKAYNLLLTSQKWREHVWTHQLTVLVPEENKHDGALLFITGGSIKNGLPNWKGNDDQFIQSISLLATKNKAIVSVLRQTPNQPLYNDLTEDALISFTLHNFKKDGDYTWPLLFPMVKSAVRAMDAVQQFAKQQLHHTVNGFVVTGASKRGWTTWLTGANDERVVAIAPMVIDILNMPVNLDYQMKVWKGYSVQIEDYVNLGIPQAVHTPDGNAITAMVDPYAYRNKLTMPKLIIMGTNDEYWTVDAIKHYYDSIPGQNLIHYVPNAGHNLGDGKQAMRALSAFFGMTLEKTPYPVCTWDIITKEKKATLVVKATPKTLVDAVIWYADSPDMVFTDKEWKGESLGMKKTAEVKETISFPEAGFRAFYLDLKYKDPNGGEYTESTRMFVADKDQLFLN, translated from the coding sequence ATGAAGCCACTTCTTTTAAAACTTGCCATAATTTTCCTGGTGCAATTTAATTTTGCATGCAAAACACAGGCACAGGATAATGTTACACCAGCAACTGCGCTCACCCATTATCTGGAAAATGGAGATAATACTTTCCGCTGGGAATTGAAAGACTCCTTTGATATCGGTACGGTGAAAGCATATAACCTATTGCTTACTTCGCAAAAGTGGCGGGAACATGTGTGGACACACCAGCTAACGGTATTGGTGCCGGAAGAGAACAAACATGACGGCGCACTACTATTTATTACCGGCGGCTCTATTAAAAACGGATTGCCTAACTGGAAAGGAAATGATGACCAGTTTATCCAATCCATTAGCCTGCTGGCAACGAAGAATAAAGCCATCGTATCTGTGTTGAGGCAAACACCTAATCAACCTTTGTACAATGATCTTACAGAGGATGCCCTCATTTCTTTCACCCTGCATAATTTTAAAAAGGATGGAGATTATACCTGGCCACTGCTTTTTCCGATGGTTAAAAGCGCCGTACGGGCTATGGATGCTGTACAACAGTTTGCTAAACAACAACTGCATCATACAGTGAATGGCTTTGTGGTTACCGGTGCTTCCAAACGCGGATGGACTACCTGGCTTACCGGCGCTAATGATGAACGCGTAGTTGCCATTGCCCCTATGGTGATCGATATCCTGAATATGCCGGTAAATCTGGACTACCAGATGAAAGTATGGAAAGGATATAGTGTGCAGATTGAAGATTATGTAAACCTTGGTATTCCTCAGGCAGTACATACACCTGATGGTAATGCGATCACAGCTATGGTAGATCCTTATGCTTACCGTAACAAACTAACCATGCCCAAACTGATCATTATGGGTACGAATGATGAATACTGGACAGTGGATGCTATCAAGCACTATTACGATAGTATTCCCGGACAAAATCTGATTCATTACGTACCCAATGCCGGGCACAACCTGGGAGATGGCAAACAGGCCATGCGTGCTTTGAGCGCTTTCTTTGGGATGACGCTGGAAAAAACGCCTTATCCTGTATGTACCTGGGATATAATAACCAAGGAAAAGAAGGCAACGCTGGTAGTGAAAGCAACTCCAAAAACACTGGTAGATGCAGTGATCTGGTATGCAGATTCTCCGGATATGGTATTCACCGACAAGGAATGGAAGGGAGAAAGCCTTGGTATGAAAAAAACAGCAGAAGTAAAGGAAACGATCAGTTTTCCGGAAGCAGGCTTCAGGGCATTTTACCTGGACCTGAAATATAAGGACCCTAACGGCGGGGAATATACTGAAAGTACCCGGATGTTTGTAGCAGATAAAGACCAGCTTTTTCTGAATTAA